The Candidatus Sulfotelmatobacter sp. genomic sequence TGGGCAGCGATTGAGCGCTTCGTTCCCGCGGCAGCCGACGGCCGCGTCGAGCGTCTGGTCCAGCTCCGGCGGTTCGTCGAGCTGCTGCTGCAATGGAATCGCCGTGTTTCCAATCTGATCTCGAAGAATGACGAGTCGCGCGTGGTCGAGGCGCATCTCGTGCCATCGCTCGAGCCGGCCGAGTGGATCGCTTCGCACCGGCTCTCGCGCTGGCTGGATTTCGGATCGGGCGGCGGCTTCCCCGCGATTCCGCTCGCGCTGTGCGGCGTGGGCGAGCACTGGGATCTCGTGGAATCGCG encodes the following:
- a CDS encoding RsmG family class I SAM-dependent methyltransferase; translation: MGGILARQPWAAIERFVPAAADGRVERLVQLRRFVELLLQWNRRVSNLISKNDESRVVEAHLVPSLEPAEWIASHRLSRWLDFGSGGGFPAIPLALCGVGEHWDLVESR